The Melanotaenia boesemani isolate fMelBoe1 chromosome 3, fMelBoe1.pri, whole genome shotgun sequence genome contains the following window.
CATCTGACTTGTATGTTGCTCTCTCAGGATCATCATATGATGTGAAGAGGCGCACAGAAAGTCCTGAAGCTTAAAATGCTAGAATTATGATTTGTATGTATGTTAAACCCACAAACATACAAAGACATTAAATCTGTAGTTTGTAGTTTTAGCTCAGTTAGATGAGCAGCGACAGAGCTGATTGATCTCTATTTGAAACCAGGATTCCTCCAAGCAgcagatgtatatatatatatatatatatatatatatatatatatatatatggtaaaTTAGTGTCATCCAGGATGTGAGGTCATCTGTTTACCCACTTCTGGATGGTTGCTGAATGTGTCCATTTCTGTTGATTTTGGTGGTAGtattgtaataaataataaacccTCCAATGTGCCTTAAAAGGCAGTGAAGAAAATGGCAAGTTAGAAAGCATGGAAGCAAAGCAATATCTAATTTTATCTTAGGATAGAAATACACTCAACATGTTTGAGAACACCTGCGGATATACACTGTTGTTTAATGGctacttctgttttctctttcctcATCAGATTTGGGATATGAGTGATGATGAGAGCATCTGAAGGCAGCGAAATGTGATCCAAAGGACTTCACACACCTACAATTTTTCCTCCTGTATGACTCTGACATCTACAAAGGACAAGCTCTTTATATTATATACAAGATGGACCATCAGAGCTGTGCTAACAAAATGTCTGAAGCAGGAGCACCTTCTTAACtgttaatgttgtgtttatgcAGCTGTTGTATAATAGGGAGAATGTATCTGATCCTTTCACCTGTTTAATCAGTCACTCGTATTCCATGAGCAAAAATTCAACAAAACCATCAGTGTTTGTATGAAGTGTGTAAAAATACATCCCAGTTTTAGTCTCTCCATCAACATATTTAATGGGTTTACTGAAGAGTCAAATGGCAAGAAGCTGACGACATCTGCTCGCTTGTTCATTTTGGGAAAGAGCTTCAgataaacaatgaaaatctattaaaaaaaaacacagttgacCACTCAACATCCATCTTCCTGTCCGTTTACTAGAGACTGTGATATATCGAGTGCAGCTGATGGTACGACCAGCTTTGGAATGATTCCTCTGAGGAAACCTGCACACAGATGTTACTATACAGTTTAATGACATAGTCACTGAACTACATGGAACCTAATTATGGAGAGCCAGCAGTGTGACTGCTGTTCATGGGCGGTTTGTGTTGATGCATGTTAGCTATTGGTCaatctttttgtcttcttttataTCTGATTATTTACACAAATTACAAGTTTTACCAACAGTGGGGGTATTTATGCAAAAGAATCGAGTGCAAAAATGAGATTCACTTCAGACTGagacgtttaaaaaaaaaaaacgtatgctttttttctcataatttcAACTAAATGTAGGGTTGTTTTTCATAACTGATTTCTCTTAAATCTCTGTTTTTGATTTTCTTCTGTAAGTATTTAAccaaaaactggaataaaagtATCAAAGACTTAGATAATTGTGATTTATACAGAATTCATGTCTCGCACATATACATGTCCGCTATATTTAGCATCTTTATAAACcttcaaacaaacacataaaaacaggaACGAGGCCAACACAGACAGTGGTTTAAAAGCAGTTTATTGTTCATCAAAGCTACTTAACGTACAAAAAAGGTGGCCTGCCAAAACCTTTTTAGTAGGAGACACAGCCACAAATCATCTGTTTCTTGATAGAAACGTTCTTACAGTTTAGATTATTACTACCACTAAGTACATGCTACTTCCACTTCAAAACAAAAGATCTGGAAAATGTGGTGCAGAGTCAGACCAACTTCTCTTTGATTCATCTGCTCAATTATTCAACTTGATttcaggtggaaactctggcggCAGATTCACGGTTAACATTTCCAAGCTCATTTGCTACTTATATCATTTCAACAAATGCCCTCAAATGGACTGATAGGGTTTGCCTGTAGCTCAGTTCCTATCTGTACAACAGGACCCACAATTCATACAGCTTACATGTACCTGTCAATGACTAACAttgtgttcaaacatatgtatatatatatatatatatatatatatatatatatatacatataaatgcTTTCTTTACTGAAATGGTTCCGTCAATGCAGAATATGCATATTGCTCGAGAGGCCCCTAATaaagtttttgttcaaatgtctcAGGAGTCACATGATCGAATACAGGTTAAATGATTGGAGAACGATGGGGACCAATGGAAGTAGCGATTGTCAGCGACACGCCTGTAGCTCGTTGTGATTTCATACGTTTACTGTGTTCCTGCACTTGAACCTTTACTCTAACAAGACAAACTACAGACAAAAAAGATCAACTtttttcacaaaaaagaaaatgcaatgaTTACAATATaaggacaggaaaaaaaaacaattaaatagcTACATATCATTAACAAATTAATTGTTCCTCAAAAAATACCTAcgatttttttctctgtacatTCGTTACGCACAGCGTAATGATGGTCTTATAATTACCTAttataaaaaagtatttttattaagtgaTTTTCCTACAGTGTGTAAGGGAGTGTGCCAAAACAGAGAGCACCTCCTACCTACAGGGTGGTAGTGAAATGATAAGAAAGTAAAtagtgataaaaacaaaatcctcAGGACACTGAGCCCCTTTCCCTCGCGTTTTCTAACATGATGCTTTACTACACTAGATATTAATCAGCGCCAAGTAGATCTGAAGAAGGGGTAGGCCCTGCTGTGAGACCCTCACTAAAAACTGAGTTGCAGGTGAACATCTGACTCACAGCTTTTACTTACAAAAGCACAGCTCCTGAAGCTCAGCCTCCCCCACCCCAACCGGCCTGCTAAACCTCGCCATCCCACCCACTCTAAACAGGTAACAGAAAAGACATGGAGatgatttttttcatgaaactgGGGGTTCTAACCCTTCTGAAACTTTTCTCATCAGTCCTTGTTCTGTCACGTCGGTTTTGATAGCTGATGATGGAATGTGTGGACATTTTAGAGAAGAGAAACCTTCCATGCATGGAGAGGTATCACAAACTgctgaaaagcaaagaaatataACCCTCATCACCTGTTATCTTTAGCTCAGTGGTACAAAATGATTCTATTTGATACAGAATTACACGTTTCACTCTATCTGCTGTGACAAGCCCAGTTCTCTCGCATAGTTGATGTCCTTGAAGGTGTTATGGCATACATTGCGGCTGTTCCTTTATCGTACAGTATGGCCGATCTGCAGCTAGGAGGGAACTGTGGGACGAGCAGTTCTGGCTAGTTGTTAACTGTCTGTTGATGTGGAGATACTAAGTGTGGATGAGGCCTGTGTTAAGTTCCCTACTGGAGGAATGTATGTCACCTTGGTGCAAGTTCTTTCTCAGAGTTAAATTTATATCCTTAAGATGCAGCAGTGTGGTGTTActgcagaaaataaaagcaatactCTTGagaaagaaagcaataaaatacaaaaaaaaaaggtctggaCACCAAGTCAGAACACAAAAAGTCAACTGATGAACGTTGAAAGAGCTACAACATCATAAATCATATTCAGGTAATTAATTGTGAGACAGGTGTTTGGTTTCGCCTGTTCCCACTTCTCAGTGAAGTCTATTTTTACTAacatattttcttccttttttactGTGTTAATTTAAGACACTAACATGTCAACAAGACGTCTGATAGCCGTTATCACCAACTCGTAATTATATGTGTTTTCCCAAAAGCACCTTGCCTGCAAGACTTTTTACCAAGTGCTGTGGTAAGCTCTGTGGGTAAAGGTGAGAGCCAATGAATCGTGCTACTTCAGACAAGGATACCCAAgacaaaaaagattaaattgtgTCAACTTGGTGTCAGCTGAGTCATACTGAAAGTTGTAGCATCCTGTACCACTGATGGATTAACATCTTAAGAAAGACTAAAGAGCTGCACATCCCAAAGCCAGCTTCACACCAGGACGATCATCGCTCTGCTGCTGGAATGAGCTAATGCCTCACAGTGCAAGATGATTTTGAGATTTGCAGCTCGCTTCATTCCAAAGAGCCTGTCCAGAGGCTGTCCCACTATAGATGTTTGTTACCATGCTgatattaatgaaaaacaaaaatacaaaactgtaataataacaataacaataataatatggaGTACAACTGACCCAGCAGTGAGTGTAGTGTCTACATCTGTTACTGACAACAAAAGAAGTAACAACTAATGTCTGGATGAAAAGGCTAATAGTAGTTAGGTTTGAAATGCTAAAAACACTAATAGATACcagctattaaaaaaacaaaacaaaaacatgcatctGTAAAAGCATTAATTTACCCTTAAAACCTTGTACAAATCTTTTAAACCACAGTGTCTaggagagggagggaaggaTATCGGGGTGTAAGCCAAATATAATTACAACACCCGTGTACAACGAGCCACAAAAACAAAGGTGTTTTTGAAGAGATTTGAATAATCTTCTTTCTTCTGGTTGAGAAACCAGATtatgtcttttcttcttttgctttttaaaaccacaaattGACATGCGGCATCATCCATCCTCTAATCACTGTCAGCAGTTACACCCATGAAACCCGTCAAAGCACATTGTTCAGCAAAGCCCAACCATTCAACACAGGCAGGTTAATTATCTGCTCTGAATCCTAATCTTCTCTCACCATGGCTGCGATGTCCATTACCGCCACAATTAGCTGCTTGTCATCTGAAAGGTACTTACTTTATGGTATTTAATTTTGCCTGTTTGACACCgatccttaaaaaaatgttggacTTTATTTAAAGTAGAGCTACAAATGGAAGGCTGGGCAGTAGTGGGATTTATTGTATCAATACCTTTAAATGAGTTAACATAAGTTGTATGATCttaaaatgtttccttttttttattttaaaagtgaattaaactTCAATCTTGCTTCTTTCTAATGTTACTGTACAGATGAAACATCAGTTTACAGTTAATTCAACTCACTAGCAACCTTGTTTTggtaaagcagcagaaaatattttactcTAAATCAGTTTTATGTTGATGTTTCAGTGTTGAAGAATAGCTTGCCTCCTCCcactatttatttatctgcATCTGCCTCTAAAGGTATGATTGATCTTTTAGGAAGTGACCAAACAAATAAGGTGGAGCATGTGTTTACTGCATGGTCCATTTTCCAGAAATGGTGTAAGTAAATAAGCTGGGGTGAATTATTCTCAGATAGACTTTAAAGAAGAGTTAATGGGAGATCAAACTAGTTCAAACACAAGTGAGATAATATCTGACTGCATCAAAATCACTCTCATCAGAACCAATGTGTTTTATGCCGGATTTCAGAGTTTGACCCTTTACCTTCACAGGCAGCAGTGCAAATCAGACTAAGTCAACCTTGTAAAGACATATACACTAACAAATCAACCAGAACGCACGCACAGGAGAGGAGGGTGAGAGTCATAATAGATAAACAGAGGGGATTATAAGATGACTTATTGTTGGTTTGTGTTTTCAAGGTGGGCATTGATAAACGTCAGTGTCTGAGGTTTCTTTGGTAGCACAGTCAGGTGGTTTGTGATTGTTTTCCaagaagaagtttttttttttttttttgtttttttttcacttatcTTTTCGTTCAAACGCCACACATTACATAATGCAGAATCAGTACACAAAACTActgttaaatgaagaaaaaaaaaagaagaaggagagagTTAATAATTAATAGACTGTCTTTCCTCTCTGTTTATGTACATATAGCTAGACACTTGCTTTGCTCCAAGCTCTTGCAGGGATGTATGACTGGAAGAAGCAAGCTGATGCTCTGGCTGAGTTCCTTGTTGAATCCTCATCAGCTCTGATTACGGTGTGGCATTAGCAAACCAGAGGACAGAAGGGAAAAGTCACCATGTCTTTATTGCTTGGTTGAGCCTCTGCGAGTGCACAGTAAGCGAGCGGGCTTGAgtgttttggctgtttttaagCAGACCAGCAGGCAGGAATTCCCTCTGGGATGCTGGTGACAGATTGAAGTGGCAGGAGCATggatgttggagcagggatgaTGGGTGAGCTGGGGTAACTGGAGATATTCCCTTCCCCTTCAGGAGACGACAGAAGGGGAGTGGTTGTGATTGACCATGTGACTGTCGGGAGAGGAGTTTGGGCTGCTGCCGGACGAAGAGGGACTCCCCTTGTTTTTGATCTGCAGCCAGGTTTCGCCTAGCGCCTTGGCAAAGTGGTCGTCCACTGAGCCTGTGATGGACACAGAGTTGGTGGCAGTGGGCTCGGGTTCCTTGTAGTTCTTCCCAAGGCTGCGACGGAAATGTTCCTCGATCACAGGATCACAGGCTGTGCTGGCTAAAAACAAGAGAGCATCTTAGATATTTACCAACATAACACTCTGTGGATCATTCATTGCCTAAAATTAGTTTACACACTGGTAATGTGTATTTTAAATCACTGGAAAAACCTACTTCACTTTTCACAAcagtttttccccttttttttgtccttaatATTACATTGCTGTTCTAAATGTTGCTGTTAACCTCAATGAGATCATTGAGATTTCACTGCGACCATAAAAACAGCTAATATACATTTATCAACCCACAGAAAACatgacacacacagagcagacaGATAAAACACATGCTTGGCTTAGCCCGAAGTGGCTTGTAAAGTACAGAGATAACAGACAAGACGGTAAATCAAgtaacttgaggtttttttttaacaactgaTGTGGTACAAACAGAAACTGAGTCTGAATATGCACAATATGAATTGCACATCTCTGCTGCGGCAGATGTGTTTGCGTGACTCACTGTTGATTTTTCTGTAGTTGGCGAGGTTGGAGCAGCCGTTGTGAGAGACTGGACAGCGAGACAGGTTGCAGTTGCGATTGTTGGCTGGGGCACATGTGATCACCGAAGGGCGATTCTGAAACACAGTCACAAAAATTCTGCGTTAAATGATCAAGGACCTGCTAGAAAACAAAGAGAGGTTTGATGGAGAAGGATACACATCACCAggatttgaaaacatttttagtgTCAAGccaaaaagaattttttttaatcctcagAGCAGCAAGTCTTGTTATATGAGGGAAACAACCAGGGTTAAGGGTTTCAATTAACaatttgcttaaaaaaatgtccTCAAAATTTGACCCAAAGCCATGGGATGCACATTACCTGCTGGCGTTCCATTGCACTGACTGCGTGTGGTACTGTGGCCAAAGCTGCTGTGTTACTGCGTGCCGTCTCCACCATGCTGTTTTTGGTAAGTGCCAGTGGCTGGTCCATGCTAGCTAAGCTAGCCAGGTGATGGTGGGTGTGACTAAACAGGTGGTTGCTGTGGACTCCCAAAGCTCCAGGCATCATCACACGCTCACTGGGGCTTCGGCTACGGTCCTTGGTGATGGGGGAATTGCGATAATCTCCATTAGGTTTCctgaaaaaccacaaaaacagaaagaagggaACATTATTTGTCTTGTACAATGAGTGGTTTATTTATTACATGTGTAAATAGACCCCTGAATTTAGTAAACAGACTGTTTCTAGACTTGAATCTAAGATTCTAATTACCTTTAAGAAAGATTACTCAAGTTTATCCCTTTATCTGATCAACTCTAATAAGGTCTGGAGCTTTGAAATATTTCAGTTCTAAAATTATGTGACCTGATCCAATATGAATGAAAACTCGGGTTTGATGGTGGGTTTAAAAGAACACAAGATGAGAGAGAGCTA
Protein-coding sequences here:
- the vgll4b gene encoding transcription cofactor vestigial-like protein 4b isoform X2: METPLDVLSRAASFVHANEEESEAALRGDPRLQSLSLSSSSSSSSSSSSSSSSSISSHRTGPPPISPTKRKLSGDQGDSDMDDNEHVAKMSRLFAAQLKPNGDYRNSPITKDRSRSPSERVMMPGALGVHSNHLFSHTHHHLASLASMDQPLALTKNSMVETARSNTAALATVPHAVSAMERQQNRPSVITCAPANNRNCNLSRCPVSHNGCSNLANYRKINTSTACDPVIEEHFRRSLGKNYKEPEPTATNSVSITGSVDDHFAKALGETWLQIKNKGSPSSSGSSPNSSPDSHMVNHNHSPSVVS
- the vgll4b gene encoding transcription cofactor vestigial-like protein 4b isoform X1, giving the protein MLLTKMDLLNYQYLDKMNNNIGILCYEGEAALRGDPRLQSLSLSSSSSSSSSSSSSSSSSISSHRTGPPPISPTKRKLSGDQGDSDMDDNEHVAKMSRLFAAQLKPNGDYRNSPITKDRSRSPSERVMMPGALGVHSNHLFSHTHHHLASLASMDQPLALTKNSMVETARSNTAALATVPHAVSAMERQQNRPSVITCAPANNRNCNLSRCPVSHNGCSNLANYRKINTSTACDPVIEEHFRRSLGKNYKEPEPTATNSVSITGSVDDHFAKALGETWLQIKNKGSPSSSGSSPNSSPDSHMVNHNHSPSVVS